The following are encoded together in the Flavobacterium sp. TR2 genome:
- a CDS encoding Crp/Fnr family transcriptional regulator, with amino-acid sequence MESFKLFLKSIVPLSDQEFENYSPYFKTRTLSRNSYFAEIGKTSHEAAFIKKGLLRTYYVNEKSEEVTSCFCTENNLTASYKSFISQQPSELSIQAVEDTELITISYTELQILYQKSTLWQNIGRTIAERQYMVMEQYASVLCNENAKEKYIRMLKEQPAVVNKASVYDIASYLGITRRTLSRIRKEITQQIRGHLSFHPLRTASYFCFLLN; translated from the coding sequence ATGGAAAGTTTTAAATTGTTTTTAAAGAGCATCGTGCCTCTCAGCGATCAGGAGTTTGAAAATTACAGTCCGTATTTCAAAACAAGGACATTATCCCGAAACAGTTATTTTGCAGAAATCGGGAAAACCTCACATGAAGCCGCTTTTATTAAAAAAGGGCTGCTCAGAACTTACTATGTAAATGAAAAATCCGAAGAAGTGACTTCCTGCTTCTGCACTGAAAATAATCTCACAGCTTCATATAAAAGCTTTATCTCCCAGCAGCCTTCGGAACTTTCCATTCAGGCTGTAGAAGATACCGAACTTATAACAATCAGTTACACTGAACTCCAAATTCTCTATCAGAAGAGTACTCTCTGGCAGAATATAGGAAGGACAATTGCCGAACGGCAGTATATGGTGATGGAGCAGTATGCCAGTGTCTTATGCAATGAAAACGCAAAGGAAAAATACATTCGTATGCTTAAAGAACAGCCTGCTGTTGTAAACAAGGCTTCAGTATATGACATTGCAAGCTATCTTGGAATAACACGCAGGACTTTAAGCCGCATAAGAAAAGAAATCACCCAGCAAATTCGAGGACATTTGTCCTTTCATCCATTACGGACGGCTTCCTATTTTTGCTTTCTATTAAATTAA